The Streptomyces sp. NBC_00435 nucleotide sequence GCAAGCCCGTGGCGGTCGTGCACGTGGAGCTGGGCGCGCTGGCCGAAGCCCTCTCAGCCGCGACCGGCCCGGTGCTCGGCGCCTCCCGCCCGGCCGCTCCCCGGCCCGCTCCGGAGCCGGCTCCGCAGTCCGCGCCCGCGCCCGATCCCGGCCCCGTGTCCGGTGCCGCCGCAGGCCCCGGGCGGATCCCCAGCTACCCCGCCGCCGAGCGGGCCGTCAAGGCCGTCGCCGAGGCCGTGCGGTACGGCCAGTGGCGCCGGGGCAACTCCGAGGCCGGGCAGGTCCCCGAGTACGAGGACATCGACGAGAGCGGGGCCGCCGGGCAGCTCTCCCGCCTGCTGGCCGGCGTAGGGGAGCACGAGGCGGCGACCCTGGCCGCCGCCGACGCCCGAGAACTGCTCGCCCGTTACGGGATCCGGGTGCTCCCCACCCTCCCCGCCCCCAGCGCGGAGGCCGCGGCCCGGGCCGCCCAGGTCCTCGGCTACCCCGTCGCGCTGAAGACCACCGCCCCGCACCTGCGCCACCGCGCCGACCTCGGCGGCGTCCGCCTCGACCTCACCACCGAGGTCGAGCTGCGCCGCTCCTACGAGGAGCTGACCCAGGCGCTGGGCAAACCGCAGGAGCTGCTTCCCGTGGTCCAGGCGATGGTCCCCCGCGGCGTAGACACTGTCATCCGCTCCGTCATCGACCCCGCCGCCGGCGCCGTCCTCTCCTTCGGACTCTCCGGAGTCGCCTCCGAACTGCTCGGCGACACCGCGCACCGGCTCGTCCCGGCCACCGACAAGGACGCGGCCGGTCTGATCCGCTCCATCCGCACCGCCCCGCTGCTCTTCGGCTGGCGCGGCAGCGACCCCGTCGACACCCCCGCGCTGGAGGAGCTGCTGCTGCGCCTGTCCCGGCTGGTCGACGACCACCCCGAGGTGGTCGGGGTCGCCCTGGAGCCCGTCGTCGTCGCCACCGAGGGGCTGTCCGTGCTCAGCGCGAGCGTCCGCGTCGCGCATCCGCCCGCCCGCGGTGACCTCGGCCCGCGGACCCTGCCCAGCTACTGAGCTCCGGGAGCGCCGGGGTACCCCGTACGGGCCTTAGGATGGACCACATGGCGAAATCCGGTACGACGACCCAGGGGCTGCGCACGGCGATCGAGCGCAGCGGCTACTACCCGGCCCTCGTGGCCGAGGCCGTGGAGGCCGCGGTGGGCGGCGAGCCGATCTCGTCGTACCTGGTCCACCAGGAGACGACCTTCGACGCCAACGAGGTGCGCCGGCACGTCACCGTGCTGGTCCTGACCGGCAACCGCTTCATCGTCAGCCACACAGACGAGCAGGCCGCCGACGCCGGCTCCCCGTCGCCGTACGCGACGACCTCCACCGAGTCGGTCAAGCTGGCCGGCATCTCCTCCGTGGTGCTCAGCCGCGTCGTCGCCAACCCGGAGTCCTACACCCCCGGCACCCTGCCCCGCGAGGTCGTCCTGACCATCGGCTGGGGCGCGGTCTCGCGCATCGACCTGGAGCCCGCCGCCTGCGGCGACCAGAACTGCGACGCCGACCACGGCTACACCGGCAACTCCACCGCCGACGACCTCAGCCTGCGCGTCAGCGAGGCCGGTGACGGCCCGGAGGCGGTCCGCCAGACCCTGCTCTTCGCCCAGGCACTCTCCGAAGCCACCGCGGCCACGTCCGCCACCCCCGCCCGCTGATGGCGCACTCGGCCGTGCAGGGCTGGCATGACGAGCCGGAACTGCTGGACCTCGCCGGGGCCCCCGTCCCCGAGTACGGCACCGGCTCCCTCGCGGACCTGCTGCCCACCCTCGTGGCCGGCCAGGGCGTCCCCGGCTTCGAGGCCTCGATCGCCGAGCTGACCCCGGCCGACCGGAACTGCGTGTTCCTGGTCGACGGCATGGGCTGGGAGCAGATCAAGGCCCACCCGGACGAGGCCCCGTACCTCACCTCGCTCCTCGCCACCTCGCGCGGCGGCACCGGCCGCCCGGTCACCGCGGGCTTCCCGGCGACCACGGCCACCTCGCTGGCCTCCATCGGCACCGGCCTGCCGCCCGCGCGGCACGGCCTGCCCGGCTACACCGTGCGCAATCCGGCCACCGGCGAACTGATGAACCAGCTCCGCTGGCACCCGTGGACCCCGCCCAAGCCCTGGCAGCCGTACCCGACCGTATTCCAGCAGGCGGACGCGGCGGGAGTGGCCACCGCACAGGTGTCCTCGCCGGCCTTCCAGACCACCCCGCTCACCAAGGTCGCGCTGAGCGGCGGGACCTTCCTCGGCCGGATGACCGGCGAGGAGCGCATGGACCTCGCGGCCGAGCGCCTCGGGGCCGGCGACCGCTCGCTCGTGTACACGTACTACAGCGAGCTCGACGGGGCCGGCCACCGGCACGGCGTCGACTCCGACGCCTGGCGCGGCCAGCTGATGTACGTCGACAGGCTGGTCCAGCGGCTCGCCGAGCAGCTGCCGCCGCGCACCGCGCTGTACGTGACCGCCGACCACGGCATGGTGGACATCCCCTTCGACGAGGACTCCCGGATCGACTACGACGACGACTGGGAACTCGGCGCGGGCGTGGC carries:
- a CDS encoding alkaline phosphatase family protein, yielding MAHSAVQGWHDEPELLDLAGAPVPEYGTGSLADLLPTLVAGQGVPGFEASIAELTPADRNCVFLVDGMGWEQIKAHPDEAPYLTSLLATSRGGTGRPVTAGFPATTATSLASIGTGLPPARHGLPGYTVRNPATGELMNQLRWHPWTPPKPWQPYPTVFQQADAAGVATAQVSSPAFQTTPLTKVALSGGTFLGRMTGEERMDLAAERLGAGDRSLVYTYYSELDGAGHRHGVDSDAWRGQLMYVDRLVQRLAEQLPPRTALYVTADHGMVDIPFDEDSRIDYDDDWELGAGVALLGGEGRARHVYAVPGAEADVLTVWREVLGDRFWIASREEALELGWFGAPGACDERVLGRIGDVIAAAQADVAITASRAEPNESALAGMHGSMTPAEQLVPLLEIRS
- a CDS encoding DUF5998 family protein, yielding MAKSGTTTQGLRTAIERSGYYPALVAEAVEAAVGGEPISSYLVHQETTFDANEVRRHVTVLVLTGNRFIVSHTDEQAADAGSPSPYATTSTESVKLAGISSVVLSRVVANPESYTPGTLPREVVLTIGWGAVSRIDLEPAACGDQNCDADHGYTGNSTADDLSLRVSEAGDGPEAVRQTLLFAQALSEATAATSATPAR